From a single Elgaria multicarinata webbii isolate HBS135686 ecotype San Diego chromosome 18, rElgMul1.1.pri, whole genome shotgun sequence genomic region:
- the LOC134410677 gene encoding 2'-5'-oligoadenylate synthase 1-like, with the protein MKIVKGGSLGNGMALKGGSDASLVVFLSTLQGSAAQERGEEDVIQKIEEGLGQCSVQEPAEVDIHPNLVQGRARKTVNGMKDILKE; encoded by the exons ATGAAGATTGTTAAA GGAGGCTCCTTGGGGAACGGAATGGCTCTGAAAGGGGGCTCAGATGCTTCCCTCGTGGTGTTTCTGAGCACCCTCCAAGGCTCTGCAGCCCAGGAAAGAGGCGAGGAGGACGTCATCCAGAAGATTGAGGAGGGGCTTGGGCAGTGCAGCGTCCAGGAGCCAGCCGAAGTGGACATCCATCCTAATCTGGTCCAGGGGAGGGCAAGAAAGACAGTCAATGGTATGAAAGACATCTTGAAGGAGTAG
- the LOC134410750 gene encoding DNA polymerase epsilon catalytic subunit A-like has protein sequence MVLRKGSGTLCEALLMVQAYHANIVFPNKQEEEFNKLTEDGHVLDSETYVGGHVEALESGVFRSDIPCRFKMNPAAFDFLLQRVEKTLRHAIEEEEGIPLDQVTNFQEVCDEIKVKLNSLKDVPNRIECPLIYHLDVGAMYPNIILTNRLQPSAMVDEATCAACDFNKPGANCQRRMTWQWRGEFMPASRSEYHRIQQQLESEKFPSLFPDGPPRAFHVLS, from the exons atg GTGCTCCGGAAGGGCTCAGGGACTCTGTGTGAGGCGCTGCTCATGGTCCAGGCCTATCACGCCAACATCGTCTTCCCCAACAAGCAAGAGGAGGAGTTCAACAAGCTGACTGAGGATGGGCACGTGCTTGACTCGGAGACGTACGTGGGGGGCCATGTGGAGGCACTGGAGTCTGGGGTCTTTCGAAGTGACATCCCCTGCCGGTTTAAGATG AATCCTGCTGCCTTTGACTTCCTTCTGCAGCGTGTGGAGAAGACCTTGCGCCATGCCATTGAGGAAGAAGAGGGGATACCCTTAGACCAAGTGACCAACTTCCAGGAG GTTTGTGATGAAATCAAAGTTAAACTGAATTCCCTGAAGGACGTTCCCAACAGGATTGAGTGTCCTCTTATCTACCATCTGGATGTGGGGGCCATGTATCCGAATATCATCCTGACCAACAGGCTGCAG CCCTCGGCGATGGTGGACGAAGCTACGTGCGCCGCCTGTGACTTCAACAAGCCAGGTGCTAATTGTCAGCGGAGGATGACTTGGCAGTGGAGGGGAGAATTCA TGCCTGCAAGCCGCAGCGAGTACCACCGcatccaacaacagctggagtcGGAGAAgttcccctctctcttcccagaTGGGCCTCCCCGGGCGTTCCATGTGCTGTCCTGA
- the LOC134410524 gene encoding 2'-5'-oligoadenylate synthase 2-like translates to MAEGFRTVLWLLQQHRQLCIFWTLNYDFQDKTLKGYLQGQLRKSRPVLLDPADPTRNLGEGSRWDLLAKEAEGCSQQRCCKNVSGSPVAHWDVPLQVPWADKWFYCTIL, encoded by the exons ATGGCGGAAGGGTTCCGCACGGTGCTTTGGCTCCTCCAGCAGCACAGGCAGCTCTGCATATTTTGGACCCTAAACTATGACTTTCAGGATAAGACCCTCAAGGGATACTTGCAAGGGCAGCTCCGGAAATCCAG ACCAGTACTCTTGGACCCAGCTGATCCAACTAGGAACCTTGGAGAGGGGAGCCGCTGGGATCTGCTTGCTAAAGAAGCTGAAGGCTGTTCTCAACAGAGATGCTGCAAGAACGTCAGTGGATCCCCGGTTGCTCACTGGGATGTTCCG CTGCAGGTCCCTTGGGCGGACAAATGGTTCTACTGCACCATACTGTGA